In Primulina eburnea isolate SZY01 chromosome 3, ASM2296580v1, whole genome shotgun sequence, one DNA window encodes the following:
- the LOC140825843 gene encoding protein ELF4-LIKE 3-like, protein MEGDTFSHLVNGTQFDGKISQTFQKSFVQVQNILDQNRLLINEINQNHESKIPDNLSRNAGLIRELNNNIRRVVDLYADLSSSFTKSLDNSSEGESSGGGGLKSDGKAGHKRHMPG, encoded by the coding sequence ATGGAGGGAGATACATTTTCGCACCTTGTAAATGGCACTCAATTTGATGGTAAAATCTCGCAAACTTTTCAAAAGAGTTTTGTTCAAGTTCAGAATATATTGGATCAGAACAGGCTGCTGATCAATGAGATTAATCAGAATCACGAGTCCAAGATTCCAGACAATTTAAGCAGAAATGCAGGTTTGATTCGAGAGCTCAACAATAATATCCGACGGGTTGTTGATCTATATGCTGATCTTTCAAGTTCTTTTACCAAATCCTTGGATAATTCATCTGAAGGAGAATCAAGTGGCGGCGGCGGCTTGAAATCAGATGGGAAAGCTGGTCATAAAAGGCATATGCCCGGTTAG